A genomic region of Sebaldella sp. S0638 contains the following coding sequences:
- the mnmA gene encoding tRNA 2-thiouridine(34) synthase MnmA, whose translation MKNKVIVGMSGGIDSSAAALFLKKQGYEVIGITLKHLPDELSESGGKTCCSIDDITDAKNVCSHLEIPHYTIDVSEEFQKEVIDYFIKMYNEGKTPSPCVICDEKIKIKKLVEIADKMGAEYIATGHYSGKTSENRLVWDNENTKDQTYMLYRLDMNTLSRMLFPLSGYNKKEIREIAKEAGIKIHSKPDSQGICFAPKGYEEFLKSRKEIEIKEGLFCDKDGKVLGKHRGYQLFTIGQRRGLGLNLGKMYFITDIIPEKNMIILGEFQDLMRKSVRVINYKFNIELESAAGKTIIARPRFSSKGLSGGIIVENKEVYFIFDNENAENAEGQHIVFYLDNVLIGGGEIEFHKF comes from the coding sequence ATGAAAAATAAAGTTATAGTAGGAATGAGCGGCGGCATAGATAGTTCGGCCGCTGCTCTTTTTTTAAAAAAGCAGGGATATGAAGTAATAGGAATAACTTTGAAACATCTCCCTGATGAATTATCTGAAAGCGGCGGAAAAACCTGCTGTTCCATTGATGATATAACTGACGCAAAAAATGTATGCAGTCATTTGGAAATTCCCCATTATACCATTGATGTATCAGAAGAATTTCAAAAAGAGGTAATAGATTATTTTATAAAAATGTATAATGAGGGAAAAACTCCCTCACCTTGTGTTATATGCGATGAAAAGATAAAAATAAAAAAACTTGTGGAAATTGCAGATAAGATGGGGGCCGAATATATAGCAACAGGTCATTATTCAGGCAAAACATCAGAAAACAGGCTTGTATGGGACAATGAAAATACCAAAGATCAGACATATATGCTTTACAGGCTTGATATGAATACTCTTTCAAGAATGCTGTTTCCTCTTTCAGGATATAATAAAAAAGAAATACGTGAAATAGCAAAGGAAGCAGGAATAAAAATTCACTCAAAACCTGACAGTCAGGGAATTTGTTTTGCACCAAAAGGTTACGAAGAATTTTTGAAAAGCCGGAAAGAAATAGAGATAAAAGAAGGTTTGTTTTGTGATAAAGACGGAAAAGTTCTGGGGAAACACAGGGGATATCAGTTGTTTACAATAGGTCAGAGAAGAGGTCTCGGGCTTAATCTGGGGAAGATGTATTTTATAACTGATATTATACCTGAGAAAAATATGATAATTCTTGGAGAATTTCAAGATTTGATGAGAAAGTCTGTGAGAGTAATAAATTATAAATTTAATATAGAACTGGAAAGTGCAGCTGGAAAGACAATTATTGCAAGGCCGAGATTTTCCAGTAAGGGATTATCAGGCGGAATTATTGTGGAAAATAAGGAAGTTTACTTTATTTTTGATAATGAAAATGCAGAAAATGCAGAAGGACAGCATATAGTCTTTTATCTTGACAATGTACTTATCGGAGGCGGAGAGATAGAGTTTCATAAATTTTAG
- a CDS encoding ADP-ribosylglycohydrolase family protein translates to MREKMKSGIYGYLIGDAVGVPYEFCTSEKLRRLEKIDMIPPKKFNRSHKEVKPGTWSDDGAQMLCMLASLMECRNFNINNLAKKLLAWYEKGYMAVNQKVFDVGVQTSRSLSEYSKTKNPLTSGMVVKNGRGNGSLMRVFPLGLYSNHEEDKIVEYAHLQSMITHGDIIPQVCCAFYSLWVRETAKGGSIKESYEKSAEKLQKIYEGQTEHLYYFNERLRPLDYNIKGKGTGYVLDTLRSVRDVLFEQNNYKDVIINSVLLGNDTDTVAAIAGGIAGIHYGYDSIPEDWLRLLKGKNVVEKLLANYS, encoded by the coding sequence ATGAGAGAGAAAATGAAGAGCGGGATTTACGGATATTTGATCGGTGATGCTGTTGGGGTTCCATATGAGTTTTGTACTTCTGAAAAACTCAGAAGACTGGAAAAAATAGATATGATACCTCCCAAAAAGTTTAACAGATCGCATAAAGAAGTAAAACCCGGAACATGGTCGGATGATGGGGCGCAAATGCTTTGCATGCTTGCGAGTCTCATGGAATGCAGAAATTTTAACATAAATAATCTGGCTAAAAAGCTTCTGGCTTGGTATGAAAAAGGGTATATGGCTGTGAATCAGAAAGTTTTTGATGTAGGGGTACAGACATCAAGATCGCTTTCGGAGTACAGCAAAACAAAGAATCCTCTGACATCCGGTATGGTGGTAAAAAACGGAAGAGGAAACGGTTCTCTTATGCGTGTATTTCCGTTAGGGTTATATAGTAATCATGAAGAGGATAAAATAGTGGAATATGCACATCTGCAGTCTATGATTACTCACGGGGATATCATTCCGCAGGTATGCTGTGCCTTTTACAGTCTATGGGTAAGAGAAACAGCAAAAGGCGGAAGTATAAAAGAATCATATGAAAAATCTGCCGAAAAACTTCAGAAGATATATGAAGGGCAGACAGAGCATCTCTATTATTTCAATGAGAGACTGAGACCGCTGGATTATAACATAAAAGGAAAAGGAACGGGTTATGTGCTGGATACGCTGAGAAGCGTACGTGATGTATTATTCGAACAGAATAACTATAAAGATGTAATAATAAATTCTGTATTACTTGGCAATGACACTGATACAGTAGCAGCTATAGCAGGAGGTATAGCAGGGATACATTATGGATATGACTCTATACCTGAAGATTGGCTGAGACTTTTGAAAGGGAAAAATGTTGTTGAGAAACTTCTTGCTAACTACTCTTAA